The genomic segment ACGCTCGGCGCGGTGGCGGGGCTCGCATTGCTCGTCGGTTATCTCGCTGGGCGCGCGTGACGCGCACTCGTCCTCTCGGCCTGCCGCCGCAACGTTGAAGCATTCGTTTCGGCGGCGGGCATTATCCTCGCCACACGCGAGCGGGCACGCCTTGCCCGCTCACATCTGCTGAATTCGCCTTCGCCAGCAGCGCGCTGCTAGCCCGTTCGGCCGACTCGCGCCCATCCGGCACAGGTTAAACTCTTGCCCTATCGGCTCATTCGCGCCGGCGCAACCTCGCGCCCGGCCGTCTGGTCATTCCGGCTTCCACAGCACGCAAGATGGGCAATCACACGGCAACTCCCGACACTTCCTTCGATAGCGGCGCGCCACTCGCGGACCTGTCGCAGCACACGCCGATGATGCAGCAGTATCTGCGCATCAAAGCGGAACATCCCGGCACGCTCGTTTTCTACCGGATGGGCGATTTCTACGAGCTTTTCTTCGACGATGCGGAGAAAGCCGCGCGCCTGCTCGATCTCACGCTCACCCAGCGCGGCGCTTCGGGCGGCAATCCGATCAGAATGGCGGGCGTCCCGCACCACGCATGCGAGCAATATCTCGCGAAGCTGGTCAAGCTCGGCGAGTCGGTGGCGATCTGCGAACAGATCGGCGATCCGGCGACCTCGAAAGGGCCGGTCGAGCGCAAGGTGGTGCGCGTCGTCACGCCCGGCACGCTGACCGACGCAGCCCTGCTCTCGGACAAGAGCGATGTCTATCTGCTCGCGCTGTGCCCCGCGCACAACCGGCGCGGCGTGGTGACGAGCGTCGGCCTCGCGTGGCTCAATCTCGCGAGCGGCGCGCTGCGTCTCGCGGAGGTCGCGCCGGGGCAAGTAAGTACTGCGCTCGAGCGCATCCGCCCGGCGGAGACGCTCATCGCGGATTCGATCACGGACGCGCAGTCATCGCTCGGCGTGACGAATCCGGGCGCGACCACGCGCGTTCCCGCCTGGCATTTCGATGTCGGCTCGGGCACGCAGCGTCTGCGCGAACAACTCGATGTCGCGAGTCTCGACGGCTTCGGCGCTCAGACGCTCACCTGCGCGTGCGGTGCGGCCGGCGCGCTCCTGCTCTATGCCGCCGCGACGCAAGGCCAGCAGTTGCGTCACGTGCGCAGCCTGAAGGTCGAATACGAATCGGAATACATCGGGCTCGATCCCGCCACGCGCCGCAATCTCGAACTCACCGAGACGCTGCGCGGGACCGAATCGCCCACGCTGTTCTCGCTGCTCGACACCTGCTGCACGACGATGGGCAGTCGGCTGTTGCGCCACTGGCTGCATCATCCGCCACGCGATGCATCGGTTGCGCAGGCGCGTCAGCAGGCGATCGGCGCATTGCTCGACGCACCCGTGAACGGCGGGCTCGACACCTTGCGCGGCGCGCTGCGCAAGATCTCGGATATCGAGCGCATCACGGGGCGGCTGGCGTTGCTGTCGGCGCGGCCGCGCGATCTGTCGAGCCTGCGCGACACCTTCGCCGCGCTGCCCGACCTGCGCGCGCTCGTAGCGGCCGTGGCGGCGCATGCGTCGGCGCTGGAGCGCATCACTGTCGCGCTCGAACCGCCGCACGAGTGTCTCGATCTCCTGACGAGCGCCATCGCGCCCGAACCTGCCGCGCTAATCCGCGACGGCGGCGTGATCGCGCGCGGCTACGATCCCGATCTCGATGAATTGCGCGATATTTCGGAGAACTGCGATCAGTTCCTGATCGAACTCGAAGCGCGTGAGCGCACGCGCACGGGCATCGCGAATCTGCGCGTCGAGTACAACAAGGTGCATGGCTTCTATATCGAGGTCACGCGCGGCCAGACCGACAAGGTGCCCGACGACTATCGCCGCCGTCAGACGCTGAAGAACGCCGAACGCTACATCACGCCCGAGCTGAAAACGT from the Caballeronia sp. NK8 genome contains:
- the mutS gene encoding DNA mismatch repair protein MutS; the encoded protein is MGNHTATPDTSFDSGAPLADLSQHTPMMQQYLRIKAEHPGTLVFYRMGDFYELFFDDAEKAARLLDLTLTQRGASGGNPIRMAGVPHHACEQYLAKLVKLGESVAICEQIGDPATSKGPVERKVVRVVTPGTLTDAALLSDKSDVYLLALCPAHNRRGVVTSVGLAWLNLASGALRLAEVAPGQVSTALERIRPAETLIADSITDAQSSLGVTNPGATTRVPAWHFDVGSGTQRLREQLDVASLDGFGAQTLTCACGAAGALLLYAAATQGQQLRHVRSLKVEYESEYIGLDPATRRNLELTETLRGTESPTLFSLLDTCCTTMGSRLLRHWLHHPPRDASVAQARQQAIGALLDAPVNGGLDTLRGALRKISDIERITGRLALLSARPRDLSSLRDTFAALPDLRALVAAVAAHASALERITVALEPPHECLDLLTSAIAPEPAALIRDGGVIARGYDPDLDELRDISENCDQFLIELEARERTRTGIANLRVEYNKVHGFYIEVTRGQTDKVPDDYRRRQTLKNAERYITPELKTFEDKALSAQERALARERALYDALLQNLLPFIADCQRVAGALAELDLLCAFAERARALDWVAPQFTADAGIDIEQGRHPVVEAQVEQFIANDCCLGQDRRLLLITGPNMGGKSTFMRQTALIALMAYVGSYVPAKRARFGALDRIFTRIGAADDLAGGRSTFMVEMTEAAAILNDASASSLVLMDEIGRGTSTFDGLALAWAIARHLLTHNGCYTLFATHYFELTQLPAEFAQAANVHLSAVEHDHGIVFLHAVSEGPANQSYGLQVAQLAGVPGAVIRAARKHLVHLEQQSIGQPTPQFDLFASQPYAPYEDEPRDAEPAPAEAPEHPVMDRLRALDPNELRPRDALDLLYELHELANRPPDAAR